The Methanohalophilus portucalensis DNA window TTATTATATTCATCGCAATGGTACTTGTCGCTGCAATCGCAGCAGCAGTTCTTATACAGACCTCTGGTGTCCTGCAACAGAAAGCCCAATCCACAGGTGAAGAAGCAACCGCAGAAGTATCTTCCAACATGAAGGTTCTTGGAATTGAAGGTGTAAGAGCTGACGATTCTAGTGATGACAATCTTTCAGATTACATAGACCTTCTTGAAGTTCAGACATCTGTAAGTGCAGGTGGAGATCCAATGGATCTTGGGGAATTGGTTATCACAATAAGTGATGGTACCAATACAAATACGCTTACTTACAACAACAGTACCACTATTAACGGAACTCTGGAAAACACCACTTCATTTACCGCTACTGCAGTGAGGGATGAAGATGAATCCTTTTCTGACGACAATCCTGTAATGAACAAAGGAGACCTTATCAAAATATATATTTCTTCTGCAAGTGGTGCATATGATATAAGTGGTGTTGAAGCTTTGGATTCAGGCTTGGAACTTGATCCGAGGACTGATGTAAGACTTGTCTTCACTCCGGAAGCTGGAACTCCGCAACAGGTTGAATTCACAACCCCGAGTTCTTACAGTGTGGACACAAGATTGGGTCTTTTCCCCTAATAAGGGATAATTGACCAATCTTCTTTTTCTCTTTTTTATTCTACTGTTCTATTCAATCCTCAATTAAATTGATATATCCTGAAACCAACCTTAATTAATGAATAAATTAAGGGGGATTATATGCCAAAAGTAATTCTTTTATATGCAAGCTGGTGCCACAACTGTCCCAAGGCTGAAAAGATCTGGAGAGACCTCAAAGAAGAACATGATTTTGAATATGAAGAGGTCGATGTGGAATCTGAAGAGGGGCAAAAGATAGCTCAGGAATATTCCGTGATGGCTGTGCCAACGACTGTGATCGATGGAGAGGTGGCTTTTATAGGTATTCCTTCCAAAGATGAAGCTCTTGAAAGCATCAAGTAATCTTAAACGTCGGGATATTGATGTATGATTTAATAATTCTGGGTGCAGGACCCGCAGGAGTTACTGCTGCAATCTATGCAGTCAGGTATGGACTTGATACTCTGCTTGTTGATAAGGACAGCATGAGTGGCCTGATAAGCACTGCAAAAACGGTCGAGAACTATACAGGTTTTCCTTCGATCGGTGGAATGAAACTGATGGAAAAGTTCCTTGACCATGCAGAACAGGCCGGGGTCACTTTTAAAGTCATGGAACTCAACTCC harbors:
- a CDS encoding archaellin/type IV pilin N-terminal domain-containing protein — encoded protein: MKANRTSMLKRDTSAQVGIGTLIIFIAMVLVAAIAAAVLIQTSGVLQQKAQSTGEEATAEVSSNMKVLGIEGVRADDSSDDNLSDYIDLLEVQTSVSAGGDPMDLGELVITISDGTNTNTLTYNNSTTINGTLENTTSFTATAVRDEDESFSDDNPVMNKGDLIKIYISSASGAYDISGVEALDSGLELDPRTDVRLVFTPEAGTPQQVEFTTPSSYSVDTRLGLFP
- a CDS encoding thioredoxin family protein; translation: MPKVILLYASWCHNCPKAEKIWRDLKEEHDFEYEEVDVESEEGQKIAQEYSVMAVPTTVIDGEVAFIGIPSKDEALESIK